From a region of the Teredinibacter turnerae genome:
- a CDS encoding DUF4124 domain-containing protein, which produces MSITTSTLVSFVTASLITVAASAQTIYKSVDQYGNVTYSDEPPANATAEKLELKPLNTTPAITPAPTPNPPLVSPSPSPEPEATSPPKQASGYGLRLVTPKSEQRFGPAEKTLTVVMLTQRKLEPGLRFQVYIDGKVRETTDSNNVSIALSKALQGRRSVSAAVVDGAGNVIERTEERTIFVIRPAGHG; this is translated from the coding sequence ATGTCGATAACCACTTCTACTCTGGTGAGCTTTGTTACCGCCAGCCTGATCACAGTGGCAGCCAGCGCCCAAACAATCTACAAATCTGTCGATCAATACGGAAACGTCACATACTCCGACGAACCCCCAGCCAACGCAACAGCGGAGAAACTGGAACTGAAGCCGCTCAATACGACCCCGGCGATAACGCCAGCACCTACCCCCAACCCACCGCTGGTGTCGCCATCGCCAAGCCCGGAACCAGAGGCGACCAGCCCGCCAAAGCAGGCCAGCGGCTACGGTCTGCGCCTGGTGACGCCTAAATCTGAACAGCGCTTCGGCCCAGCGGAAAAAACACTCACCGTCGTGATGCTGACCCAGCGCAAGCTCGAACCCGGCTTGCGATTTCAGGTGTATATCGACGGAAAAGTGCGGGAAACCACCGACTCAAACAACGTCAGTATCGCCCTGAGCAAGGCGTTGCAAGGGCGTCGGAGTGTCTCGGCCGCTGTCGTGGATGGTGCAGGGAATGTCATTGAAAGGACCGAAGAGAGAACCATCTTTGTTATTCGGCCCGCTGGTCACGGCTGA
- a CDS encoding porin family protein, translating to MRIFIIPAVMLFALPTYADNLSGFYAGGNANFIDGNATLGAGNDVEFRSIEAFGGYKLNGWVGGETRTGLGLSGESYSIGTGDAQQNIELGIDYYQSVYYRVEKANQVAKLYGLVGATFLQWGRDVDYMDGSTQEDSYTETGFSYGLGVGFVMNENTNLNFEYRQLINTDTVEFTVINVGFDFRF from the coding sequence ATGAGGATATTCATTATCCCCGCAGTAATGCTTTTTGCCCTGCCCACCTACGCAGATAACCTGAGCGGCTTTTATGCTGGCGGCAACGCAAACTTTATCGATGGAAATGCCACCCTAGGCGCAGGCAATGATGTTGAGTTTCGTTCAATCGAAGCCTTCGGCGGCTACAAGCTAAACGGTTGGGTCGGCGGTGAAACACGTACTGGCCTGGGCCTCTCTGGCGAAAGTTATAGCATAGGTACCGGCGACGCACAGCAAAACATCGAGCTGGGTATCGACTACTACCAATCTGTTTACTACCGGGTTGAAAAAGCGAACCAGGTGGCCAAACTGTACGGCCTGGTGGGGGCAACTTTTTTACAGTGGGGCCGCGATGTTGATTATATGGATGGCTCTACGCAGGAAGATTCCTACACCGAAACCGGCTTTTCCTACGGCTTGGGCGTCGGCTTTGTGATGAACGAAAACACTAACCTGAATTTTGAATACCGCCAACTGATAAATACAGACACCGTGGAGTTTACCGTAATCAACGTCGGTTTCGATTTCCGCTTCTAA
- a CDS encoding rhodanese-like domain-containing protein, producing MAFITEQWLLVSILGVLAAALIFVESRKGGAALSHHEVTRLVNSDQAVVVDVRDAKEFSAGHIVDAINIPFAKLADRHTELNKHRERTLIVADKMGQHAGAAGKILKDKGFTVSRLQGGMSEWQGQNLPVVK from the coding sequence ATGGCGTTTATTACTGAGCAGTGGTTATTGGTCAGTATTCTCGGTGTGCTGGCAGCAGCGTTGATATTTGTTGAAAGCCGCAAGGGTGGCGCGGCCCTGTCGCACCATGAGGTGACCCGCCTGGTGAACAGCGATCAAGCGGTGGTGGTCGATGTACGTGATGCCAAAGAGTTCAGTGCTGGCCATATTGTGGATGCGATTAATATTCCGTTCGCCAAGCTGGCCGATCGTCATACTGAGTTAAACAAACATCGCGAAAGGACGTTGATTGTGGCCGACAAAATGGGCCAGCACGCGGGTGCTGCCGGTAAGATTTTGAAGGACAAGGGGTTCACGGTGAGCCGCCTGCAGGGTGGCATGTCGGAATGGCAGGGGCAGAACCTGCCCGTCGTTAAATAA
- the glnL gene encoding nitrogen regulation protein NR(II), protein MNSNSYQNILDSLLTAIILVDHNLTVVHMNASAEMNLGVSGEKMSGRSIHACFSASDGTPMSLEEALRNNRNFTKRKASWKLHNNQTIMVDYSVIPSHEMNHMVIEFQPLDRLLKISREEAMLASQETTRNLIRGMAHEIKNPLGGIRGAAQLLARELHHEELEEYTRIIIDETDRLRNLVDRMLGPHKSSERKPTNIHEVLEHVHSVIKAEVGSQITIKRDYDPSIPPLTADRAQLIQAVLNIGRNAMQSLLENGTANPQIAFRTRVQRRYTIGRTHHPLVVKISITDNGPGIPPELIEDIFFPMITGRANGSGLGLAIAQNLVNLHKGIIECASRKGKTEFTIYLPLDTENA, encoded by the coding sequence GTGAATTCAAATAGTTACCAAAACATTCTGGATAGCCTGCTAACTGCAATTATCCTGGTGGACCACAATCTGACAGTCGTGCATATGAATGCGTCAGCAGAAATGAACCTGGGAGTCAGCGGCGAGAAGATGTCTGGTCGCTCCATTCATGCCTGCTTTTCCGCCAGCGATGGCACCCCCATGTCACTCGAAGAAGCCCTGAGAAACAACCGCAACTTTACCAAGCGTAAGGCCAGTTGGAAGCTGCACAACAACCAAACCATTATGGTCGACTACTCGGTGATCCCGAGTCACGAAATGAATCATATGGTTATCGAGTTTCAGCCACTCGACCGCCTGCTCAAAATCAGCCGCGAAGAGGCCATGCTCGCCTCTCAGGAAACCACCCGTAACTTGATCCGCGGCATGGCCCACGAAATCAAGAACCCGCTGGGTGGCATACGTGGCGCTGCGCAATTACTGGCGCGCGAGCTGCACCATGAAGAACTTGAAGAATACACCCGGATCATCATTGACGAGACCGATCGCCTGCGCAATCTCGTAGACCGTATGCTCGGCCCCCACAAATCGAGTGAACGCAAACCAACCAATATTCACGAAGTGCTCGAGCACGTGCACTCAGTGATAAAAGCCGAGGTTGGCAGTCAGATCACCATCAAACGCGATTATGACCCCAGTATTCCGCCACTCACCGCAGACCGCGCTCAACTGATTCAGGCTGTGCTCAACATTGGCCGCAATGCCATGCAGTCGCTGCTGGAAAACGGCACCGCTAACCCGCAGATCGCGTTTCGCACCCGGGTTCAGCGACGTTACACCATCGGCAGAACACACCACCCTTTGGTGGTGAAAATCAGCATTACCGACAATGGCCCAGGAATTCCACCCGAGCTCATTGAAGACATTTTTTTCCCCATGATTACCGGCCGCGCCAATGGCAGTGGCCTGGGCTTGGCCATTGCGCAGAACCTGGTCAATTTACACAAGGGGATTATTGAGTGCGCGAGCCGTAAAGGCAAAACCGAGTTCACCATCTACCTACCGCTGGATACCGAAAATGCATAA
- a CDS encoding S41 family peptidase, whose translation MPSLLQQGFAACFFLVSAVAVWAEPQPEPNAPDNDTVSVLPLEDLRVFTKAFDHIRNSYIDEIDDRTLLEYAIRGMMEQLDPHSSFLDASTYDDLQVNTTGEFGGLGIEVGTEDGFIKVVSPIDDTPAARGGVEAGDLIIKLDETPVKGLTLDEAVEKMRGKKGTAITLTIVREGEEKPLEITLVRDTIKVRSVRAELEDDHYAYVRIAQFQVNTADDVRAAYAKLADGKHDIRGLVLDLRNNPGGVLQAAVETTDLFLSGGLVVYTEGRLPDSNVRYEANPGDISNGMPIVVLINDGSASASEIVAGALQDQRRALVIGTRSFGKGSVQSVIPITNDRAVKLTTALYYTPNGRSIQAQGIEPDILVERVRVTAVRPRLSVKEADLSRHLKNTKGGDEVTAKDDVSETELHNQDSQLYEALNILKSLTLFKESQQKHGASQPAPAQLSSSQASAG comes from the coding sequence GTGCCCTCCCTTTTGCAACAAGGCTTTGCTGCCTGCTTTTTCCTGGTATCCGCAGTGGCTGTCTGGGCCGAACCCCAGCCGGAACCCAACGCCCCAGACAACGACACCGTCAGTGTTTTACCGTTGGAAGACTTGCGGGTATTCACCAAAGCGTTCGATCACATCCGCAATTCGTATATCGACGAAATCGATGATCGCACACTGCTGGAATACGCTATCCGCGGCATGATGGAGCAACTCGACCCACACTCGTCGTTCCTCGATGCCTCCACCTATGACGATCTGCAAGTGAATACCACCGGAGAATTTGGCGGCCTGGGTATTGAAGTGGGCACCGAAGACGGCTTTATCAAAGTGGTATCTCCAATCGACGACACCCCGGCCGCGCGCGGTGGCGTGGAAGCAGGAGACCTGATTATCAAGCTCGACGAGACACCAGTGAAGGGCCTCACCCTCGACGAGGCGGTTGAAAAAATGCGCGGTAAAAAAGGCACCGCCATCACACTGACTATCGTGCGCGAGGGAGAGGAAAAGCCACTCGAAATTACTCTGGTGCGCGACACGATTAAAGTGCGCAGTGTGCGCGCTGAACTGGAAGACGACCACTACGCCTACGTGCGGATTGCGCAGTTCCAGGTAAATACCGCCGACGATGTGAGAGCCGCTTATGCCAAACTGGCCGACGGCAAACACGATATCCGGGGTTTAGTACTCGACCTGCGCAACAACCCGGGCGGCGTGCTTCAAGCCGCGGTGGAAACCACAGACCTGTTCTTAAGCGGCGGCCTGGTGGTCTACACCGAAGGTCGCCTGCCGGATTCCAATGTTCGCTACGAAGCCAACCCAGGCGACATAAGCAATGGCATGCCTATTGTGGTGCTCATCAACGACGGTTCTGCTTCCGCCTCCGAAATTGTCGCCGGTGCGCTGCAGGATCAACGCCGCGCCCTGGTCATTGGCACACGCAGCTTCGGCAAAGGATCTGTACAGTCGGTCATTCCCATTACCAACGATCGCGCTGTAAAGCTAACGACTGCCCTGTATTACACGCCCAATGGCCGCTCCATTCAGGCGCAGGGTATCGAACCCGACATTCTCGTGGAGCGGGTGCGCGTTACCGCAGTGAGGCCGCGACTCTCAGTGAAAGAAGCTGACTTAAGTCGCCACCTGAAAAACACCAAAGGTGGTGACGAAGTCACAGCGAAAGACGATGTCAGCGAAACCGAACTGCACAATCAAGACAGTCAGCTGTACGAAGCACTCAACAT
- the gpmA gene encoding 2,3-diphosphoglycerate-dependent phosphoglycerate mutase — MYKLVLIRHGESQWNLENRFTGWHDVDLTDTGREQARNGGRMLKEAGFEFDLAYSSVLTRAIRTLNLVLEEMGQMWLPVERHWRLNERHYGALTGLDKAETAAKHGDEQVKIWRRSFDVPPPDVDESSEHFPAHDPRYRGIDKNVLPKAESLKLTIDRVLPYWHDVIRPSILGGKRVIIAAHGNSLRALVKYLDDMSDAEILDLNIPTGVPLVYDLDADLRPIKREYLGDPEAIKAMMDAVAKQGQAK, encoded by the coding sequence ATGTACAAATTGGTCTTAATTCGCCACGGTGAGAGCCAGTGGAACCTGGAAAACCGTTTTACTGGCTGGCACGACGTGGACCTGACAGATACCGGTCGCGAACAAGCGCGCAACGGTGGCCGTATGCTCAAGGAAGCCGGTTTCGAATTCGACCTGGCCTACTCCTCCGTGCTGACTCGCGCGATTCGTACTCTGAACCTGGTACTGGAAGAAATGGGTCAGATGTGGCTGCCTGTTGAGCGCCACTGGCGCTTGAACGAGCGTCACTACGGTGCGCTTACCGGTTTGGACAAAGCGGAAACCGCGGCCAAACACGGCGACGAGCAAGTTAAAATCTGGCGCCGCAGCTTTGATGTTCCACCACCCGATGTTGACGAGAGCAGCGAACACTTCCCCGCGCACGACCCACGCTACCGCGGTATCGACAAAAACGTTCTGCCAAAAGCGGAAAGCCTGAAGCTGACCATCGACCGCGTGCTGCCTTACTGGCACGATGTGATTCGCCCATCCATTCTCGGTGGCAAGCGCGTTATTATCGCGGCTCACGGCAATAGTCTGCGTGCGCTGGTTAAATATCTGGATGATATGTCTGACGCAGAGATCCTTGATTTGAACATCCCGACGGGTGTGCCGCTGGTTTACGACCTGGACGCTGACCTGCGCCCGATCAAGCGTGAATACCTGGGTGATCCAGAAGCGATTAAGGCGATGATGGACGCCGTCGCCAAGCAGGGGCAGGCGAAGTAA
- the glnG gene encoding nitrogen regulation protein NR(I) — protein MHKPNLVWIIDDDRSIRWVLEKALQQSGITTQSFESGDKALLHIDKTQPDAIISDVRMPGTDGLTLLSNLHTEHPSLPIIIMTAHSDLDSAVSAYQGGAFEYLPKPFDVDEAVAVTQRALAHASEQQQDIAPPEPELETEIIGEAPAMQEVFRAIGRLSQSNITVLINGESGTGKELVARALHRHSPRKEGPFIALNMAAIPRDLIESELFGHEKGAFTGAGAQRQGRFQQADGGTLFLDEIGDMPAETQTRLLRVLADGEFYRVGGHTAIKVDVRIIAATHQNLEHLVEDNRFREDLFHRLNVIRIHLPKLSNRREDIPKLAHHFLRKAANELDVEPKILTTETEAYLSNLSWPGNVRQLENTCRWITVMASGREVHVQDLPPELMEVKRAETPSGDWDKALRHWADQALACGQKEILSEAVPTFERALIETALKHTAGRKRDAANLLGWGRNTLTRKLKELGMAGADDD, from the coding sequence ATGCATAAACCTAATCTGGTATGGATTATTGACGACGACAGGTCGATTCGCTGGGTGCTGGAAAAAGCCCTGCAACAATCCGGGATCACCACCCAAAGCTTCGAGAGCGGCGACAAAGCGCTGCTGCACATTGATAAAACCCAACCGGACGCCATTATTTCCGATGTGCGCATGCCCGGTACCGATGGCCTGACCCTGCTTTCCAACCTGCACACCGAGCACCCCAGCCTGCCGATAATTATTATGACGGCGCACTCCGATTTGGACAGCGCGGTATCGGCTTACCAGGGGGGCGCATTTGAATACCTGCCCAAACCATTCGACGTGGACGAAGCGGTAGCCGTTACCCAGCGTGCGCTCGCCCATGCCTCAGAGCAACAGCAGGACATTGCCCCGCCAGAACCCGAGCTGGAAACCGAAATTATTGGCGAAGCGCCTGCCATGCAAGAAGTGTTTCGCGCTATCGGCCGCCTCTCGCAATCTAACATTACCGTGTTAATCAACGGCGAATCCGGCACCGGTAAAGAACTGGTCGCCCGCGCGCTGCATCGCCACAGCCCACGCAAAGAAGGGCCCTTCATCGCACTGAACATGGCTGCGATACCCCGCGATCTGATCGAGTCTGAGTTGTTTGGTCACGAGAAAGGCGCATTCACCGGCGCAGGTGCGCAACGTCAAGGCCGCTTCCAGCAAGCGGATGGCGGCACCCTGTTTTTGGATGAAATCGGCGATATGCCCGCCGAAACCCAAACCCGCTTGTTGCGCGTGCTTGCCGATGGCGAGTTCTATCGCGTGGGCGGCCACACGGCAATAAAAGTTGATGTTCGAATTATTGCCGCAACCCACCAGAACCTCGAACATCTGGTGGAAGATAATCGCTTTCGGGAAGATTTATTCCACCGCTTAAATGTTATTCGCATCCATTTGCCGAAGCTTTCCAACCGCCGCGAAGACATCCCCAAGCTCGCACATCACTTTTTGCGCAAAGCTGCCAATGAGCTGGATGTGGAGCCGAAGATTCTCACCACAGAAACGGAAGCCTACCTCAGTAACCTGAGCTGGCCTGGTAACGTCAGACAGCTGGAAAACACCTGCCGCTGGATCACGGTTATGGCATCCGGGCGCGAAGTGCACGTGCAGGATTTACCGCCGGAGCTGATGGAGGTGAAGCGTGCAGAAACCCCATCTGGCGACTGGGATAAAGCGCTGCGCCATTGGGCGGATCAAGCGCTGGCCTGCGGGCAAAAAGAGATTCTCTCCGAGGCAGTGCCAACCTTCGAACGCGCGCTCATTGAAACCGCGCTCAAGCACACCGCCGGTCGCAAACGCGACGCAGCCAATTTACTGGGCTGGGGCCGCAATACGCTAACCCGTAAATTGAAAGAACTGGGTATGGCCGGCGCCGACGACGACTGA
- the thiI gene encoding tRNA uracil 4-sulfurtransferase ThiI: protein MIFTVRLFPEITIKSHPVRKRWTRQLTDNLRLLGRRIHEGTKVIQDWDRIEVRVPDDDAALQAQFIDMLKRTPGISTFSQVSAYPFTTLHDIYEHALPLYGDLIANKTFCVRVKRTGKHDFTSTDAEKYVGGGLNQHTHALGVRLKDPDVTVHIDIKDDYCYLVNGRFAGLGGFPMGTQDPVLSLVSGGFDSTVASYLMMKRGLRTHFCFFNLGGRDHELGVKEIAFYLWNRYSASHRVRFVTVPFEGVVEEILEKIDPANMGVVLKRMMLRAAEKIAARGDIQALVTGEAVAQVSSQTIPNLSAIERVCNTLVLRPLIAMDKPEIIRLSREIGAEEFSANIPEYCGVISVKPSAKVRLDRLEAQEAQFDFSRLENAIEQSRVQPIDAVMEDLRNPQAEVEAVAQLQPGDRIIDIRHPTEIDMRPLALPAGTEAALEIPFYSLSTRFAELECKGRYLLYCDKGVMSQLHARHLRDDGATNVAVYRPEKPV from the coding sequence ATGATCTTCACTGTCCGCCTCTTTCCGGAAATCACTATCAAAAGCCATCCGGTGCGCAAACGATGGACCCGCCAGCTCACGGATAATCTGCGGTTGCTCGGGCGCCGCATACACGAGGGCACCAAAGTTATCCAGGATTGGGACCGTATCGAAGTGCGGGTGCCAGATGACGATGCTGCCCTGCAGGCGCAGTTTATCGATATGCTCAAGCGCACGCCGGGGATTTCCACGTTTTCGCAGGTCTCGGCTTACCCGTTCACCACGCTGCACGATATCTACGAGCATGCATTACCCCTGTATGGCGATCTTATTGCGAACAAAACGTTTTGTGTTCGCGTAAAGCGCACTGGTAAACACGACTTCACCTCTACAGACGCGGAAAAATATGTGGGCGGTGGTTTGAATCAGCACACCCACGCGTTGGGTGTGCGCTTGAAAGACCCTGATGTGACCGTGCACATCGATATTAAAGATGATTACTGCTATCTGGTGAATGGTCGCTTTGCGGGGCTGGGCGGTTTTCCCATGGGTACCCAGGACCCGGTGTTGTCGCTGGTATCGGGTGGATTCGACTCGACGGTTGCCAGTTATTTGATGATGAAACGGGGTTTGCGCACCCACTTTTGCTTTTTCAACCTGGGCGGTCGCGATCACGAACTTGGCGTGAAAGAGATTGCGTTTTACTTATGGAACCGATACTCGGCGAGTCACCGGGTGCGATTTGTTACCGTGCCTTTCGAGGGGGTGGTTGAGGAAATTCTGGAGAAGATCGACCCGGCAAATATGGGGGTGGTATTAAAGCGCATGATGCTGCGCGCAGCGGAAAAAATTGCCGCACGCGGCGATATTCAGGCGCTGGTTACCGGTGAGGCAGTTGCGCAGGTTTCGAGCCAGACAATACCCAACCTGTCGGCGATTGAGCGGGTGTGCAATACGCTGGTACTGCGGCCGTTGATTGCAATGGACAAACCCGAGATTATTCGTTTATCTCGTGAAATTGGGGCGGAAGAATTTTCGGCGAATATTCCCGAATATTGCGGTGTGATATCGGTAAAGCCTTCGGCAAAGGTACGCTTGGACCGCCTGGAGGCGCAGGAAGCGCAGTTCGATTTCTCCCGTCTGGAAAATGCGATTGAGCAGTCGCGGGTGCAGCCTATCGATGCCGTGATGGAAGATTTGCGCAACCCGCAGGCGGAAGTGGAGGCTGTTGCCCAACTGCAACCCGGTGACCGTATTATCGATATTCGTCATCCCACGGAAATTGACATGCGCCCGCTCGCTTTGCCAGCGGGCACAGAAGCAGCGTTGGAAATTCCGTTTTATAGTTTAAGTACGCGCTTCGCTGAGTTGGAGTGTAAGGGGCGCTATCTGCTTTACTGTGATAAGGGCGTGATGAGTCAGTTGCATGCGCGCCACCTGCGTGATGACGGTGCGACCAATGTGGCGGTTTACCGCCCCGAAAAGCCGGTTTAG
- the secB gene encoding protein-export chaperone SecB yields MADENQTPEQNDQQADANQNRFGIKRIYMKDMSFETPMGVQAFQVQWQPKVNQDLNTQVNKLDENHYEVVLKLTITVKMNDDKTAFLAEVHQAGLFEVAGLEAPQLQRLLSSACPEILFPYAREALDSLATRGGFPPLQLPPINFDALFSQAMNQAQQQAEQGQQPN; encoded by the coding sequence ATGGCAGACGAAAATCAGACTCCAGAGCAAAACGATCAACAGGCAGACGCCAACCAGAACCGCTTCGGTATTAAGCGTATCTACATGAAAGATATGTCGTTCGAAACACCGATGGGGGTGCAGGCGTTCCAGGTACAGTGGCAGCCGAAGGTCAACCAAGACCTGAACACCCAGGTGAATAAGCTGGATGAGAACCACTACGAAGTTGTGCTCAAGCTGACGATCACCGTCAAAATGAATGATGACAAAACCGCGTTCCTGGCGGAAGTGCACCAGGCGGGACTGTTTGAGGTGGCCGGTTTGGAAGCGCCACAATTACAGCGTTTATTGTCCTCTGCCTGTCCGGAAATTCTGTTCCCTTACGCTCGTGAGGCGCTCGACAGCCTGGCGACCCGAGGTGGATTCCCGCCGCTGCAACTGCCGCCCATTAATTTCGACGCGCTGTTCAGTCAGGCGATGAATCAGGCGCAGCAGCAGGCTGAGCAAGGCCAGCAGCCAAATTAA
- the glnA gene encoding glutamate--ammonia ligase, with protein sequence MSEQTLNLIKENEVRWVDLRFTDTKGKEQHVTIPSSYVDEDFFTTGQMFDGSSISGWKGINESDMILMPDDATSVLDPFTDEPTVILRCDIVEPSTGEGYERDPRSVAKRAEEYLKSTGLGDTAFFGPEPEFFIFDDIKWGQDMSGSFVKISSEEAAWATGHDFSEGNMGHRPRVKGGYFPVPPVDSLHDIRSAMCNAMIQMGLDVEVHHHEVATAGQNEIGVKFNTLVKKADEVQILKYCVHNVAHAYGKTATFMPKPVVGDNGSGMHCHQSFWKDGENQFAGDGYAGLSETALYYIGGIIKHAKALNAFTNPGTNSYKRLIPGFEAPVMLAYSARNRSASIRIPYVASPKGKRIEARFPDPIANPYLAFAAMLMAGLDGVKNKIHPGDAADKDLYDLPKEEADAIPQVCGSLREALSSLNADREFLTAGGVFTDDMIDAYIDLKMEDVYRVEHTTHPVEFDLYYSV encoded by the coding sequence ATGTCAGAGCAGACTCTGAATCTGATTAAAGAAAACGAAGTTCGCTGGGTAGACCTGCGTTTTACCGATACTAAAGGTAAAGAGCAGCACGTAACCATCCCCTCGTCCTATGTGGACGAAGATTTTTTCACCACCGGTCAGATGTTTGATGGCTCCTCCATTTCTGGTTGGAAAGGCATCAACGAGTCCGACATGATCTTGATGCCAGACGACGCTACCTCTGTGCTGGATCCATTCACCGATGAGCCTACCGTTATCTTGCGTTGCGATATCGTTGAGCCTTCAACTGGCGAAGGTTACGAGCGCGACCCACGCTCTGTCGCCAAGCGCGCAGAAGAATACCTGAAGTCTACTGGTTTGGGCGATACCGCTTTCTTCGGTCCAGAACCAGAATTCTTTATCTTCGACGACATCAAATGGGGCCAGGACATGAGCGGCAGCTTCGTGAAGATCTCTTCCGAAGAAGCAGCATGGGCCACCGGTCACGACTTTTCTGAAGGCAACATGGGCCACCGTCCGCGCGTTAAAGGCGGCTACTTCCCCGTTCCCCCAGTGGACTCACTGCACGATATCCGCTCTGCCATGTGTAACGCCATGATCCAAATGGGTCTGGACGTTGAAGTTCACCACCACGAAGTGGCGACTGCAGGCCAGAACGAAATCGGTGTTAAGTTCAACACCCTGGTTAAGAAAGCCGACGAAGTACAGATCTTGAAGTACTGCGTACACAACGTCGCTCACGCTTACGGCAAAACCGCAACCTTTATGCCGAAGCCTGTTGTTGGCGACAACGGTTCCGGTATGCACTGCCACCAGTCTTTCTGGAAAGACGGCGAAAACCAATTCGCAGGTGACGGCTATGCTGGCCTGAGCGAGACTGCCCTGTACTACATCGGCGGTATCATCAAGCACGCTAAAGCACTGAACGCGTTCACCAACCCAGGCACTAACTCCTACAAGCGTCTGATCCCTGGTTTCGAAGCGCCGGTTATGCTGGCCTATTCTGCCCGCAACCGTTCTGCATCGATTCGTATTCCTTACGTTGCCTCACCAAAAGGCAAGCGTATCGAAGCGCGCTTCCCTGACCCCATCGCCAACCCATACCTGGCATTCGCTGCCATGTTGATGGCTGGCCTGGACGGCGTGAAAAACAAAATTCACCCTGGCGATGCTGCAGATAAAGACCTGTACGATCTGCCTAAAGAAGAAGCGGATGCTATTCCACAGGTATGCGGCAGCCTGCGTGAAGCACTGTCCAGCCTGAATGCAGACCGCGAGTTCCTCACGGCGGGTGGCGTTTTCACCGACGACATGATCGACGCATACATTGACCTGAAAATGGAAGACGTATACCGCGTTGAGCACACTACTCACCCAGTCGAGTTCGACCTCTACTACTCTGTATAA
- a CDS encoding murein hydrolase activator EnvC family protein: MNCFMKKKRAFTFIPLLCAALIGLASPAAVSDEQSDRARLEKIKQAITRLQAELKQTKSSRDDLLNSLEESEKAAGQLSEKAEQLKTQLQQRQQKLEQMRGQRSDLSAKKQQQEQQVGQHISAAYRLGQQGGMRLLLNQQDPTTVSRNLKYYDYLIRARADKIGEYRTTIDTINRLEKDIAYQTEQLMQEREALTEKQQQLSAVQAKRKQTLAKLNRDLQGKGAELDALNGDRKRLEQVLSQVTAWLEDIDIPQSDNAFADLRGKLPWPTKGRVLRNYGSSRVSGKMAWQGMLIASSTGNPVVAVHHGRVVFSDYLRGHGLLIIVDHGGNYMSLYAHNQALYKELGEWVDAGEVIASVGNTGGQQQSALYFELRYRGEPTNPKRWLRPA; the protein is encoded by the coding sequence ATGAACTGTTTTATGAAGAAAAAACGCGCTTTTACATTTATACCGCTGCTGTGTGCAGCCCTTATTGGCCTAGCCAGCCCAGCGGCCGTGAGCGATGAACAATCTGATCGTGCCCGGCTCGAGAAAATCAAACAGGCCATCACCCGTTTACAGGCGGAACTAAAGCAAACCAAAAGTAGCCGCGATGACTTGCTCAACAGCCTGGAGGAGTCGGAAAAGGCCGCCGGTCAGCTGAGCGAAAAAGCCGAGCAACTGAAAACCCAGTTACAGCAGCGCCAGCAGAAACTCGAGCAAATGCGCGGCCAACGGAGTGACCTCAGCGCAAAAAAGCAGCAACAGGAGCAGCAGGTGGGCCAGCACATTAGTGCCGCCTACCGTCTGGGACAGCAAGGTGGTATGCGCCTGCTCCTGAACCAGCAAGATCCCACCACCGTTTCCCGCAACCTGAAATACTACGACTACCTGATACGCGCACGCGCCGATAAAATCGGCGAATACCGCACCACAATCGACACCATCAATCGCCTCGAAAAAGACATCGCCTACCAGACGGAGCAGCTCATGCAAGAGCGCGAGGCATTGACGGAGAAGCAACAGCAACTCAGCGCAGTACAGGCCAAACGCAAGCAAACACTGGCCAAACTCAACAGGGATTTACAAGGTAAAGGCGCCGAGCTGGATGCACTCAATGGTGATCGCAAACGGCTGGAGCAGGTATTGAGCCAGGTAACCGCCTGGCTGGAAGATATCGATATTCCGCAAAGCGACAACGCCTTCGCCGACCTCCGTGGCAAATTGCCCTGGCCCACCAAGGGCCGTGTTCTGCGCAACTACGGTTCATCCCGCGTCTCGGGGAAAATGGCGTGGCAGGGCATGCTGATAGCGTCCTCCACTGGCAACCCAGTGGTTGCTGTACACCACGGGCGCGTCGTATTCTCCGACTACCTGCGCGGTCACGGGTTGCTGATCATCGTTGACCACGGCGGCAACTACATGAGCCTTTACGCCCACAACCAGGCACTTTATAAAGAGCTGGGGGAATGGGTGGACGCAGGCGAGGTCATAGCTTCGGTCGGCAACACCGGTGGCCAGCAGCAATCTGCTCTATACTTTGAGCTGCGCTACCGGGGCGAGCCTACCAATCCCAAACGCTGGCTGCGACCAGCCTGA